Proteins encoded within one genomic window of Synechococcus sp. PCC 7335:
- a CDS encoding glycosyltransferase family 39 protein, giving the protein MKITWCHTKEPLDRSAKQVEPRGVALELLLLTLLTLFCRAPFFFESVIDWDESTFILMGQSLLDGHLPYTRLWDLKPPFLFGFFSLAILLFGKTIASVRFAGALVVALTAFSVNRITQRLWTVRAGWIAGGLFILMMSVVAGGQPVMSEHIAVLPLTLALWLLVVRGATTPTLFYCGLLISAAMMMRLNLVYVAVGMGLYLPVAGLRQPLAQQVRTVKRIRTVEQVRTGLIYGLGVVIPVFLGFLPYWITGISQAWWTSVVVASFSRANADLESYEVAVVLLVKILDYIWNWPGFGLHILFWLGTIGGIRLILKRRMQLQPQQTSGWALVIAFILTIQFSILGSGSAHPHYLIQLVPFFAILSGIFVEAVIKQGRQFFIAVLLLLCLGAYPIFGQYASITSGLLTGAPIDYSPARAIANYLFDQGLEEHSIYLMDEHLAYWYLNTYPLIPSIAHPSTIGKDYLLQILYGPSWSSPREMRRLLDLKPELIVKQADPFYLKEQPKTVELLEAALDQNYTFIHDIEGLKIYANKDLSTLDSEW; this is encoded by the coding sequence GTGCCATACTAAGGAACCGCTAGATAGGTCTGCTAAGCAAGTAGAGCCTAGAGGGGTTGCCTTAGAGCTACTGCTGCTGACGTTGCTGACGCTGTTTTGCCGAGCGCCCTTTTTCTTTGAATCGGTGATTGATTGGGATGAGAGTACTTTTATTCTTATGGGCCAGTCGCTTTTGGATGGTCATTTGCCCTATACGCGGCTTTGGGACCTCAAGCCCCCATTCTTGTTTGGATTTTTCTCACTGGCTATCTTGTTGTTTGGTAAAACGATTGCCTCAGTTCGGTTCGCTGGGGCACTAGTCGTTGCGCTAACGGCCTTTAGCGTGAATCGCATCACGCAGCGACTATGGACGGTTCGAGCTGGGTGGATAGCAGGGGGTCTATTTATTTTAATGATGTCGGTTGTGGCTGGAGGACAGCCTGTCATGAGCGAACATATCGCCGTCTTGCCGCTAACGCTAGCGCTTTGGCTACTGGTGGTGCGAGGGGCAACTACACCAACTTTGTTTTATTGCGGTTTGCTAATCTCGGCTGCGATGATGATGCGACTGAATCTAGTCTATGTGGCCGTCGGTATGGGTCTCTATCTACCGGTTGCAGGACTTAGGCAACCGCTAGCTCAGCAGGTTCGCACTGTTAAGCGGATTCGTACTGTTGAGCAGGTTCGCACTGGATTGATCTATGGTCTCGGCGTCGTGATTCCGGTCTTCTTAGGCTTTCTCCCTTACTGGATCACAGGCATTTCGCAGGCCTGGTGGACTTCGGTAGTGGTTGCTTCTTTCTCTCGGGCTAATGCTGATTTAGAAAGCTACGAAGTTGCCGTGGTTTTACTAGTCAAGATATTGGACTATATCTGGAATTGGCCTGGGTTCGGTCTACATATCTTATTTTGGTTGGGTACGATTGGGGGCATCAGACTGATTCTAAAGCGCCGAATGCAGCTACAGCCACAGCAAACATCTGGCTGGGCGCTGGTGATTGCTTTTATCTTGACTATTCAGTTCTCTATTTTGGGGAGCGGTTCAGCCCATCCACACTATCTAATTCAGCTGGTTCCTTTCTTTGCTATCCTTTCGGGTATCTTTGTTGAAGCGGTGATCAAGCAAGGTCGGCAGTTCTTTATTGCAGTGCTTCTTCTCTTGTGCCTGGGTGCCTATCCGATTTTTGGTCAATATGCATCCATCACATCTGGCTTGCTCACGGGCGCGCCGATAGATTACTCACCTGCTAGAGCGATCGCCAATTATCTATTCGATCAAGGCCTCGAAGAGCACTCAATCTACCTGATGGATGAACATCTAGCTTACTGGTATCTAAATACCTATCCGCTCATCCCCTCGATAGCGCACCCTTCAACAATTGGGAAAGACTATTTGCTGCAAATTCTGTATGGACCTAGCTGGTCTAGCCCTCGAGAAATGAGGCGACTGTTAGATCTCAAACCCGAATTGATTGTCAAGCAGGCAGATCCTTTTTATCTAAAAGAGCAACCAAAGACAGTTGAGCTTTTGGAAGCTGCACTTGATCAGAATTACACCTTCATTCACGATATTGAAGGGCTCAAAATCTATGCAAACAAGGACCTTTCTACGCTTGATAGCGAATGGTAG